The proteins below are encoded in one region of Indicator indicator isolate 239-I01 chromosome 34, UM_Iind_1.1, whole genome shotgun sequence:
- the PAFAH1B2 gene encoding platelet-activating factor acetylhydrolase IB subunit alpha2 produces MSQGNSNPAAVPHAAEDIQGDDRWMSQHNRFVLDCKDKEPDVLFVGDSMVQLLQQYEIWRELFSPLHALNFGIGGDTTGHVLWRLKNGELENIKPKVIVVWVGTNNHENTAEEVAGGIEAIVHLINTQQPQAKVIVLGLLPRGEKPNPLRQKNAKVNHLLKGSLPKLPNVQLLDVDAGFVHSDGTISYHDMFDFLHLTGGGYAKICKPLHELIMQLLEETPEEKRAALA; encoded by the exons ATGAGCCAGGGGAACTCCAACCCGGCCGCAGTGCCGCACGCCGCTGAAGATATCCAAGGAGATGACAGGTGGATGTCACAG CACAACAGGTTTGTCTTGGACTGCAAAGACAAGGAGCCTGACGTGCTGTTCGTGGGGGACTCCatggtgcagctgctgcagcagtatGAG ATCTGGCGAGAGCTCTTCTCACCACTCCATGCTCTGAACTTTGGGATCGGTGGAGACACCACAGGACATGTCCTATGGAGGCTGAAGAACGGTGAACTGGAGAACATTAAACCCAAG gtcatcgtggtttgggttgggaccAATAATCACgaaaacacagcagaggaggtggcAGGGGGCATCGAGGCCATCGTGCACCTGATAAAcacccagcagccacaggcCAAAGTCATTGTGCTG GGCTTGCTACCTCGTGGCGAGAAGCCGAACCCTCTGCGGCAGAAGAACGCCAAAGTGAACCACCTGCTGAAGGGCTCCCTGCCCAAGCTGCCCAACGTGCAGCTGCTGGACGTGGATGCTGGCTTCGTGCACTCGGATGGCACCATCTCCTACCATGACATGTTCGACTTCCTGCACCTCACCGGGGGGGGCTACGCCAAGATCTGCAAACCCCTCCACGAACTGAtcatgcagctgctggaggagaccCCTGAGGAGAAACGAGCTGCCCTGGcctga